The sequence below is a genomic window from bacterium.
ATTCCCACTCCCTGCCAGAACGTAATGTCGCGAATCTCTCCGACCTCGATTTGACTCAACGGCAGATTTCTCTTGAAAATCCGGAATCCGAATCGAAGCTCGCTATGGGTGATGTTGATGTGAAATCGAGAGAACAGCCACAACGCCACGCAAACCACCGCCACGATCAGCACCAAAGCCCAGAAATCTCCCAGTCCGCTTCGAGGCGACAACGCCAACCCGAGGCCGAGGATTACGCCGGTTGTCGTGCTGATCCACGCCGGAAAGCTCTGCCGCTCTTCATAGACGACTTGTTCCATTCTACATGCGATAGACGCCGGGTTTGTAGTCGGGAACCGGCTTGTTGGAAGCCATCGCAATCCCCAGCGCGATTGCCTGCCGAGTGTCCACCGGATCGAGAATGCCGTCATCCCACAGCCGGGCGGTGGAATAGTAGGGATTACCCTCAAACTCGTATTTTTCAAGAACCGGCTTGCGGATGGCATCCGCCTCTTCTGCCGTCAATTCTTTGCCTTTGGCTCGAAGCTGTTCTTCCTTCACCTGCACGAGTACTCCGGAGGCCTGCTCGCCGCCCATCACGCTGATGCGCGCGTTGGGCCACATCCATAAAATGCGAGGTGAATAACCGCGTCCGCACATCGCATAGTTGCCCGCACCGTAGGAACCGCCCACGATCACCGTGAACTTGGGAACGTCGGCACAGGCCACCGCGTGCACCATCTTCGCGCCGTCCGAGGCAATGGCTCCGTGCTCATACTGCTTGCCGACGATGAAACCGGTGATGTTCTGCAGGAAGACGAGCGGAATCTTGCGAATGCCGCACAACTCGATGAAGTGCGAACCCTTCTTGGCCGATTCGCCGAACAGCACTCCGTTGTTGCCGAGAATCCCCACCAGATAGCCGTGAATGCGCGCGAATCCGCAGATCAGCGTCGTCGCGTAGCGGGTCTTGAATTCCTGGAACCGCGAACCGTCCACCATCCGCGCGATGACTTCGCGAATGTCGTAGGGCTTGCGCAGATCGGAGGGAACGACGCCATACAGTTCGTGCGGATCGTAGGCGGGCTCTTCGGGATTCTCGCGGTCGAACTCCCAGCGCTGCGGTTTGCCGAGACTCTCGATAATCCCCCGTACGATCACCAGCGCATGGGCATCGTCCACCGCGAAATGATCGGCCACCCCGCTGATGCGCGTGTGCACGTCGGCGCCGCCCAGTTCCTCGGGAGTGACTTCCACTCCGGTGGCGGCCTTCACGAGCGGCGGCCCGCCGATGAAGATGGTTCCGATGCCTTTGACGATCACCGCTTCGTCGGACATGGCCGGAACATAGGCTCCGCCCGCGGTGCACGATCCCATCACGCAGGCGATCTGCGGGATACCTTCGGCGCTCAACCGTGCTTGATTGTAGAAAATCCGGCCGAAATGATTCTTGTCGGGAAACGTCCCCGCCTGCTCGGGCAGGAAAATGCCGCCCGAGTCCACCAGATACACGCACGGCAGGCGATTCTCAAACGCGATTTCTTGCGCCCGCAGGTGCTTCTTAATGGTCATCGGGAAGTAGGTTCCGCCCTTGACCGTCGCATCGTTGGCCACGACCAGAATCTCCCGCCCGTGAGCGACTCCCACTCCGGTGACCATTCCCGCCGACGGAGCTTCGTCGTCATACATTCCGAACGCGGCCAGCGGTGAAAATTCCAGAAACGGCGTGTCGGGATCGAAGAGTTTCTCCAGCCGCTGCCGCACGGGAAGCTTGCCGCGCTCGACGTGCCGCTCAATGTGCGTAGCGGGACCCGCCGCCGGATGGAGCTTTGTCAAATGCCCGCGAAGCCCTTCCACCAGTTTGGTCAGAGAAGCTGCGTTGGCCTTGAAGTCCGGATCGGATGTGCGAATGTTGGTTTGGATGCGCTGCACGTACCCTGTTCCCGTGATAAGTCAGTGGGAGAAAACAATCGGATGGAGTCAGCGTCGAGGCGGGGGCGGCACGGCGAATTGCGGCTCGGCGTCCTTGCCGCCGCCCACATAAATCAATCCCTGTTCGCCATAGCCGAGCACCACGATCCCCAGCGGAGGCAAATCGTCGGAGGTGTAGGCCACCACCGGAGAGCCGTGGAAACCCGAGCCACGGAGCTTGCGGGCGGAATACGTCCCACTGTAGAGGCGAATTTCCTCTTGACCGATGGGCAGCATCCGATCCGCAACGTCGTAGTCGAGCTGTCCATCGGGAACCGCCAGCGACGTACTGTGCGTCGGGCCGTGATCCACGCGATAGAGCGCTCGAAACACCTTCTCAACCTTGGCCGTGGCGGGAATCGTGAGGTCATATTCAATGGTGGTCGGCTCGGCGTCCATCGTCCGATAGACGGCCTGCAACCACTCGGCATTCTCTCCCAGCCATTCCGTTGGACCCAAATAATAAACGCTAAGCCGCGCCAGCACGGGACCATGCGATCCGACGCCTTCCGTCCAATCGGTAAGCTGATACTGAGCGTAGGCTCCGATATACGTTGCATCCACCTGCGAGCGAAACAGCAGTCGCCGCAGCCATTTGTTGGCCTGCTCCAGAACCGACTCCGGCGGCGGAGCGGGAACCGCCGGCGGCCGCGCACTTGCCGTATCTTCGGCCTGCACGTTTTCCTGCTCCTGCTCGACCGCATCCTGCGCGTGAACGGCGAGCGGCAACAGAATCAGGAAACCGATTGCGGCGACGAACATCCAGAATCGTATCCCGTGCATGAGAAAGCTCCTGTTAGAAAAGCGACTGCACTCGGCCGCCGTCTATGCAAAACGTCTGGGCGGTTATGTACGACGCGAGCGGTGACAGCAGAAACGCGCACAGCGCGGGGAACTCGCCGATATCGCCGAGCCGTTTCATGGGGATCTCGGCGGCCGATTCAGCGCGAACCTCGCTCACCGATTTGCCCGTCCGTGCCGCCAGTGCGGCATCCAGTTCCTGCGTGCGCTCGGTGAGGATGCGACCGGGAGCGACCGTATTGATGCGGACGTTTTTTTCGGCCACTTCGTCCGCCAGATAGCGGAGATAACCGACCACCGCCGGACGGAGTGCATTCGACGTCGTGAGATTCTCGATCGGCTGCTTGACGGTCGTCGAGACAATGGCGAGAATCGCTCCTCCTCCCTGCGCGATCATGCCCGGTACGACCAGCCGGCACAATCTCACGACCGAAAGGAAGACCGAATCAAACGCGCTTTGCCATTTCTCGTCCGTGATCTCCAGCGGCGGACCGGCCGGCGGACCTCCGCAGTTGGTGACCAGTCCGTCAATGCGGCCGAAGGTGGCGTGCGTTTCCCGAACCAGTTCCTCGATCTCATCGGCCTTGCCGAGGTCAGCCACCGTCGTCTGAAAATCCTCGAGGCCCTCATTCCAGAGTCGCTGCGCGGCATCCGCGAGATTCTTCGCGCTGTGGCTGGAGATCATCACCCGCCCGCCCTCGCGGAGAAGCTCGCGGGCGATACTGAATCCCAGCCCCTTCGAAGCGGCGGTAACGAGAAAGTTCTTGCCGGAGAGTCCGAGGTTCAAAAGGAAGCCTTCGTCGTGACTTTGATGACGATCTCGGACACCTTGCCGGAATCCACCGTCACCGCGCCCTGCACGCCTTCGCCGTCAAAGCCGTTGTAATACCAATCGCCGCCTTCTTCGACGAAGATGCTGTACTTGCCGGGCGGAACCGCCAGAAAAAACTCGCCCAGAGAATCGCACACGCTCTCCGCCACCAGCGTCGTTGTCACGCTGTCCCGCCGGTCGGGAGCGAGACCGCCGGAAATCATCACCGGCTTATGCACGCGCACGCGACGACCGGCGCCGGGCGTTATCTGTCCGCTTCGCTTGGACGGCTCGACCATCGGCATGAAGTTGCCTTCCCAGATTTCCACGCGGCCCGCAATCCCCTCGCGCGCGGTCATCGTGGTATCGGGAATATCAGAAGCACTCTTTTGAGGAGCTTCCTTGCGACCGAGAGCCAGCGCACCGGCCGAAACCAGCGAAGCCAGCAGCAAGAAGAGAGTCGCCTTGACAACGGTTCTCATCGGAGGTCCTTGATTCGAAGCTGAATCGTCTTGCGGTTATTGTACTCGTTTTCTTCGATGGCGTACACCATCTCGATGGGACGGGAGCCGTTGGCCAATCGCGGCAAGCGGCTGCCGAGATTGAAGCCGATCGCCTCGAAGTTGACTCCCCCCTGTCCCGCCCGGAACTTGAGGTGATTGCTGCCGACGATGCGCGGCACGTCCAACACGTCAATTCCGCGGGAGAAGAAGTTGGGCCGGTTGTTCTTGGGTCCGAAGGGCGCGAAGCGCTTGAGCGAAGCCACCACTTCGGGAGTGATCTCGTCGAGAGAAATCTCGCTTTCGATCCTGACCTTGGGAACGAGATCTTCCTCGGGAATCATCTCCCGGCAGACCTGCTCGAACCGTTCGCGGAAGGCGGGAATGTTGGGAGCGGCGATGGTGAGGCCGGCCGCGTATTTGTGACCGCCGAACTGCTCCAGAAGATCGGAACACGCCTTGAGTGCGAGGTAGATGTCGAACTTGGCGATGGCGCGGGCCGAACCCTTGCCCTGACCGTTCTCGATGGTAATCATCACGGTCGGGCGATAGTAGCGTTCGATCAGCCGCGACGCCACGATGCCGATGACTCCCGGATGCCAGCCGTCGCGGGCCAGCACGATCGAGCGCGCGTCGGCGGGATTCATGGTGCGCTCGATCTCGGAGACGGCCTCTTCGAGAGTCGTGTTGTCAATGTCTTTGCGGCGGCGATTCTCGTCCTCCAGAACCATCGCGATATCGCGCGACGACGCCCGATCCCGCGTGGTCAGGAGCTTCACCGCCCGCAGCGCGCTGCCCAACCGTCCCACCGCGTTGATGCGGGGAGCGATTCCGAATACGATGTCGCCCACCTCGATCTTGCCCGCCTTGATGCAGGCGGTCTCGATCAGCGAAGCCAGGCCGACTTCGGGGACGGTGTTGATTTTCTCCAGACCGAGCTTGACGAACACCCGGTTCTCGTCCACCAGCGGCACGATGTCGGCCGCGCTCCCCAACGCCACCAGATCGAGGTATTTCTCGGAGTACTCATCATCGAGATGGAGTCGCCGGATCATTCCCTGCGTGATCTTGTAGGCGACGCCGACTCCGGAAAGTTCCTTGAACGGGTAGCCGCAGTCCTCCCGTTTGGGATCACATACCGCCAGCGCTTCGGGGATGGCGTCGCCCGGCTCGTGGTGGTCGGTGATAATGAGGTCAATGCCTTGCGAAGTGGCGATCTTCGCTTCGTTGATCGAAGTGATTCCGCAATCCACCGACACGATCAGGGCCGCGCCGCCTCGGGCGAGCTCCTGGATGCCGCTGTCGGAGATGCCGTATCCTTCGTTCTGCCGGTCGGGAATGTACGAGACGACGTCGCCGCCGAGGTCCTTCAGAAAGAGATAGAGCATCGAAGCCGCGGTGATGCCGTCCACGTCATAGTCACCGTAGATGGCGATCCGCTCGCGACGTTCGAGCGCCTGGATAATCCGTTCCACCGCCTTGTCCATGTCCGCCATGAGAAACGGATCGTGCAGGTGGGTATTGGACGGATTGAAAAACCGTTCCACCTGCTCGGGCGTTTCGATCCCGCGGTTGATCAGGATGCGGGCGATGGTGTAGGGAATGTTGGACTCTTTTCCTAGGCGCTCGATCTCCTCATGGGGCCGGCTCTCCACCAGTTCCCATTTTGCTTGCATGGATGGTCCTGTCTATGTTTATTCATCACACAAAAAATCAAGTGAAAGTTGCTCTCAAAACGAGAAAAGAGAATTACGGCTCTTGCTCTTCTCATCAATCGAAAAAGGCTCGGTTAGGGTTGCACGATGCGGCCGGCAACGAGATACCAAAGGTCGTTGCGACGGGCATAGAAAGAAAATCCGTTGGCGCAGAAAAGCGGATCCGACGTGGCCAGTTCGCAACAATGCCCGTGAAAGAACTCATCGAAGTCGCTCACCGTTTCTACACCACAATAGTTCCAGCCCAATGTGTTGTCGCGACAGAAAAGAAAGAACGGCCGATCACCCACATAGTGGTAGTCGAAAGTCTCCGAGCAATGATACGCATCGCTTAATAGTTGGCCGTTCACGACAACTTGAAAGCCGCGGGTTGGGGCCGAGCGTGCACTGGAATCCTCAGCATCTCGGTAGGCCCACGACTCGATCCACCAGTCATCCCCGCGAACAAAGAGAAAAGGGTCTTCCGCCCCGACGCAATCGCGAAATTGATAGACGACCGTATCGTTACGACACAGCGAGAATTTGTCACAACTCCGTTGTTCACGGGTCACCCTACGGGTCCATACATTGCCATGTACGTCCTCGGCCGGCTTGAATGGTATCCCTTTGATTGCGGGACGATCCACGACTCGTCGAAGCAGGTTGTCCCGCGCGCTAGCCGTTCCGCCCCTGGGGCAAATTCCGAGCAACTCCCTTGTTGGCCTGCCGACGTAGGCCTCAAATTCGATCCTTCCCGGCTCCCAATAACCGATTACGGAATCCCCCTGAATCCTTTCCACTCTTGGCAACCGATACTCGGTGATCTCAAAGCGGTTTTGCGATTCTTTGGCTACCGCAAGACTGCAGAATGAAACGAGTGCGAATAGCGTGAGGCTCTTCAATGTCATCCTCGCGCCACTTGTTTGGACACAGACTTGCGTCCTGACTTCCTCACTCTATCGCCGCGCTCCACTCAGTACATAGATCACCCACGGCGCAACGCGGGTCTCGCTCACCCAAGTGTAGGGTTCGTTCGCGTCGGCCAATGGCCTACAGGTCTGCAATAGCTCCAATCCGGCAGCGGCGTAGTTCTCGCGATAGGCGTCGTCGAACCAGATGACGTCTTCCACCGGTCTCCGGTCGTCCACGTCGGTCATGACGATGCGGACGACGTCTCCGCTGCGGGCCGATTGGTTCTCCGGAAAGTCCCGGGTCGTGAAGGAAGCCCATTCATGCGTGTAGATATCCGGCGACGACACCAGATTCACGATCCGGCCTTCCGGTTTCAGAAGATTCCGGAGTCCGTCCAGCAGCCTTACCTTCTTCTCGCTCGTCGGAATGTTGTCGAAGGTGAAGGCCGACAGAATCAGATCGAACGCGGAATCTCCCAGCGCAGAAAGACCGTCCTCATCAACGCAACGATACTCCCCCACCGGATCCTTCAGACGGGCTCGTTCCAGCATCTCCTCGGCGATGTCCACCCCGACCGCATCGAATCCGAGCCTCTTCAGAAACCGCGTGGAGCGTCCGGTGCCGCACCCGAAATCGAGCGCCCGCTTCCCCGTGACGTGTGCGAGGATAATCGCCGGAATATCCCGAAACGCCAGATAGTACGTGCCGGGAAATTCCAGAGTGTCATAAGCTCCGGCCCGCTGCGCATCCTGATAGACGTTGGCAAACTCCATGACGAAAAAAATCCAAGACACTAAGACTCCAAGATGCCAAGAAATTGAAATCCTATGCTTTTGGTTTCTTGGTTTCTTGGCCTCTTGGTATC
It includes:
- a CDS encoding DUF3093 family protein, which encodes MEQVVYEERQSFPAWISTTTGVILGLGLALSPRSGLGDFWALVLIVAVVCVALWLFSRFHINITHSELRFGFRIFKRNLPLSQIEVGEIRDITFWQGVGIHYVRGTAIWNAKLGRGVLIHYGKRRYLVGSDQPERLQSVLREHKAALAR
- a CDS encoding methylcrotonoyl-CoA carboxylase, with the translated sequence MQRIQTNIRTSDPDFKANAASLTKLVEGLRGHLTKLHPAAGPATHIERHVERGKLPVRQRLEKLFDPDTPFLEFSPLAAFGMYDDEAPSAGMVTGVGVAHGREILVVANDATVKGGTYFPMTIKKHLRAQEIAFENRLPCVYLVDSGGIFLPEQAGTFPDKNHFGRIFYNQARLSAEGIPQIACVMGSCTAGGAYVPAMSDEAVIVKGIGTIFIGGPPLVKAATGVEVTPEELGGADVHTRISGVADHFAVDDAHALVIVRGIIESLGKPQRWEFDRENPEEPAYDPHELYGVVPSDLRKPYDIREVIARMVDGSRFQEFKTRYATTLICGFARIHGYLVGILGNNGVLFGESAKKGSHFIELCGIRKIPLVFLQNITGFIVGKQYEHGAIASDGAKMVHAVACADVPKFTVIVGGSYGAGNYAMCGRGYSPRILWMWPNARISVMGGEQASGVLVQVKEEQLRAKGKELTAEEADAIRKPVLEKYEFEGNPYYSTARLWDDGILDPVDTRQAIALGIAMASNKPVPDYKPGVYRM
- a CDS encoding SDR family oxidoreductase, yielding MNLGLSGKNFLVTAASKGLGFSIARELLREGGRVMISSHSAKNLADAAQRLWNEGLEDFQTTVADLGKADEIEELVRETHATFGRIDGLVTNCGGPPAGPPLEITDEKWQSAFDSVFLSVVRLCRLVVPGMIAQGGGAILAIVSTTVKQPIENLTTSNALRPAVVGYLRYLADEVAEKNVRINTVAPGRILTERTQELDAALAARTGKSVSEVRAESAAEIPMKRLGDIGEFPALCAFLLSPLASYITAQTFCIDGGRVQSLF
- the recJ gene encoding single-stranded-DNA-specific exonuclease RecJ, yielding MQAKWELVESRPHEEIERLGKESNIPYTIARILINRGIETPEQVERFFNPSNTHLHDPFLMADMDKAVERIIQALERRERIAIYGDYDVDGITAASMLYLFLKDLGGDVVSYIPDRQNEGYGISDSGIQELARGGAALIVSVDCGITSINEAKIATSQGIDLIITDHHEPGDAIPEALAVCDPKREDCGYPFKELSGVGVAYKITQGMIRRLHLDDEYSEKYLDLVALGSAADIVPLVDENRVFVKLGLEKINTVPEVGLASLIETACIKAGKIEVGDIVFGIAPRINAVGRLGSALRAVKLLTTRDRASSRDIAMVLEDENRRRKDIDNTTLEEAVSEIERTMNPADARSIVLARDGWHPGVIGIVASRLIERYYRPTVMITIENGQGKGSARAIAKFDIYLALKACSDLLEQFGGHKYAAGLTIAAPNIPAFRERFEQVCREMIPEEDLVPKVRIESEISLDEITPEVVASLKRFAPFGPKNNRPNFFSRGIDVLDVPRIVGSNHLKFRAGQGGVNFEAIGFNLGSRLPRLANGSRPIEMVYAIEENEYNNRKTIQLRIKDLR
- a CDS encoding methyltransferase domain-containing protein; translated protein: MSWIFFVMEFANVYQDAQRAGAYDTLEFPGTYYLAFRDIPAIILAHVTGKRALDFGCGTGRSTRFLKRLGFDAVGVDIAEEMLERARLKDPVGEYRCVDEDGLSALGDSAFDLILSAFTFDNIPTSEKKVRLLDGLRNLLKPEGRIVNLVSSPDIYTHEWASFTTRDFPENQSARSGDVVRIVMTDVDDRRPVEDVIWFDDAYRENYAAAGLELLQTCRPLADANEPYTWVSETRVAPWVIYVLSGARR